A single Anopheles maculipalpis chromosome 3RL, idAnoMacuDA_375_x, whole genome shotgun sequence DNA region contains:
- the LOC126561471 gene encoding zinc finger protein 236, giving the protein MQKKIIQQQPVPVVRKVYTTSTGTHHQTQQIQQHNQSNMQLNAVKKINSLLQSGSVSVTGISSGQQRVLQRKPLATSTSSGVLISSSGNSNSFVARQQHQHQQPKCYICGENAGPNATILSEASTTTTQTEYVVKLAKVIGPEYSVVLTVEDVICRRCIMLLNQVDKLDSELETLRGTLLSFIHKKNNIPDDGDTSSGGGTLGSPPPKMPKLTPLSSAGGGGTVVTPAGNVTYSIKTIAGQQHQAVVDANTSGASADLNTSASSDVEAQLTSMFEKNSSSPGTTVKQHIVVTTNNGGTMAEGTPGSGGVGVNRKGTKLYKCIPCGFKTADLAQFQPHYATCQPRNNAAAAQNASSVNTGTGATTTTPTTTTTGYRCKFCKLLFANIALLKQHNLQEHHGQTHPPQQKTIVTVTTATAGGVTAGQQEHQQQGATTTLYSCTACNAFKTTDKQSYDDHLRKHIKLKPFKCRVCLMRFESREQASIHAKQHQPDYFKCGICNVTFSKREQLMSHLEVHESAKKNLKQLVQQQQQEQQQQHQQQQQRQQHQQQQQQQQTSTGADSSTQKLLQESIDEALRETIGDSIGDSKVIQFHTCNSCSLTFLSEKLYTQHIKTHAHGTASGPAVVTTGLALQQHQSSHQGQSQQQQLMLSNDTSATGRKSMAGVNNSGTVTTASDGSNTKILTTSTSTGGVSGGGGVGGGNTSSNTISDGDLESIFERMHSDTKGNDSSTSAGGDNGGNSNSSSSMVITNQDGTTGNITFNITLPQQEDGTFVQQQQVNIQQSVGIDMPTLDQGDDQQQPQQQKEQQQLQTIPVSMPSLDDDGEQSQNSQNSNTENVPMELEDMQPGEGQQINLILNDGQVLQLDNHILTTDAEGNQILVQGTDSEQIQQLLQSVGVVMQGGEGLGEGETLQMISGDGSGNQMILVQGADGQEQLIDASLLNADGNIVIQQSQEGELNAEGTHITTEDGLQIPVSVAFTTSGEGGHEGQLTVSVADGSEQQLQLHLQQAGQAEGDEQQHHDESDEHHHHHQQGAILTESGQIIIQTKEHDGDSGGKVVGEENGSANDSMTSEGGAAEDHTNGGGADTTLSSGGSNGTITTTTTAAATSGTSTNAVSSSGGGDEQLFNFDELIQPQIVVKQQVK; this is encoded by the exons atgcagaagaaaataatacaacaacaaccggTACCGGTAGTGCGGAAG gtaTACACAACCTCCACCGGCACTCATCACCAAACGCAGCAAATTCAGCAACACAACCAATCGAATATGCAGCTAAACGCGGTGAAAAAGATCAACAGTCTGCTGCAGAGCGGTTCGGTTAGTGTGACCGGTATTTCGTCGGGCCAGCAGCGTGTATTGCAGCGAAAGCCGTTGGCAACCAGCACCTCATCGGGTGTACTGATCTCGAGTAGCGGTAATAGCAACAGTTTCGTTGCtaggcagcagcaccagcaccagcagccaAAATGTTACATCTGCGGTGAAAATGCTGGCCCCAACGCGACCATTCTATCGGAAgcatccaccactaccacgCAAACCGAGTACGTGGTGAAGCTGGCAAAAGTGATCGGACCGGAATATTCGGTTGTGCTTACCGTGGAGGATGTCATCTGTCGCCGTTGCATTATGCTGCTAAATCAGGTGGATAAGTTGGACTCGGAGCTGGAAACGCTGCGCGGTACGCTGCTTAGCTTTATCCATAAAAAGAACAATATCCCGGACGATGGTGACACGTCGTCCGGAGGGGGTACGCTTGGTTCGCCGCCTCCGAAGATGCCGAAACTGACACCGCTCAGTTCGGCCGGTGGAGGCGGTACGGTGGTAACACCAGCCGGTAATGTCACGTACAGCATAAAAACGATTGCAGGACAACAGCATCAAGCAGTAGTGGACGCCAATACGTCCGGAGCAAGTGCCGATCTGAACACGAGTGCCAGCTCGGATGTTGAGGCTCAGCTGACGAGCATGTTCGAAAAGAATAGTTCCTCGCCAGGAACGACGGTGAAGCAACACATCGTGGTAACTACGAACAATGGCGGCACGATGGCGGAAGGTACACCCGGGAGCGGTGGAGTGGGCGTAAACCGGAAGGGCACCAAACTGTACAAGTGCATTCCGTGTGGATTCAAAACAGCCGACCTAGCCCAATTTCAGCCGCATTACGCAACCTGCCAACCACGGAACAATGCTGCTGCGGCACAAAACGCTAGTAGTGTGAATACGGGTACGGGCGCGACTACCACtacaccaaccaccaccaccaccgggtaTCGGTGCAAGTTCTGTAAGCTGCTGTTTGCCAACATCGCCTTGCTGAAGCAACATAACCTGCAGGAACATCACGGGCAGACGCATCCGCCGCAGCAGAAGACGATCGTCACCGTTACCACGGCGACAGCGGGCGGTGTGACGGCAGGACAGCAggaacatcagcagcaaggAGCAACCACCACACTGTACTCCTGTACGGCGTGTAACGCCTTCAAAACGACAGACAAACAGTCGTACGACGATCATCTGCGAAAGCATATCAAGCTAAAGCCGTTCAAGTGTCGCGTCTGTCTGATGCGTTTCGAATCACGGGAACAGGCATCGATCCACGCAAAGCAGCATCAACCGGACTATTTCAAGTGTGGCATTTGTAATGTGACGTTCAGCAAGCGCGAGCAGCTGATGAGTCATCTGGAGGTGCATGAATCGGCAAAAAAGAACTTGAAACAACtagttcagcagcagcaacaggagcagcagcagcagcatcaacagcagcaacagcgacaacaacatcagcaacagcaacagcaacagcaaacatcTACTGGAGCAGACTCGTCCACGCAAAAACTGTTACAGGAATCGATCGATGAGGCACTACGGGAAACGATCGGTGATTCGATTGGCGACTCAAAGGTTATCCAGTTTCACACCTGCAACTCTTGTTCGCTTACCTTCCTGAGCGAAAAGCTGTACACGCAGCACATtaaaacgcacgcacacggtACGGCCTCTGGACCTGCCGTCGTAACGACGGGACTCGCATTACAGCAACACCAGTCATCGCACCAGGGACAgtcccagcaacagcagcttaTGCTTTCGAACGACACGTCGGCTACAGGCAGGAAATCGATGGCAGGGGTGAACAACAGTGGAACAGTAACGACAGCGAGCGATGGTAGTAATACAAAGATTCTTACCACGAGTACCAGTACTGGCGGCGTcagtggcggcggtggtgttggtggaggAAACACCAGTTCCAACACTATCTCCGATGGCGATCTCGAGAGTATCTTCGAACGGATGCATTCCGATACGAAAGGAAATGATTCGAGCACCAGTGCGGGAGGGGATAATGGCGGtaatagcaacagcagcagcagcatggtcATAACGAATCAGGACGGTACGACGGGCAACATAACGTTCAACATAACGCTACCCCAACAAGAGGATGGAACGTtcgtacagcagcaacaggtaAATATC CAACAGTCGGTCGGTATCGATATGCCTACGCTCGATCAAGGcgacgatcagcagcaaccgcaACAACAGAAAGAGCAACAGCAACTACAAACCATCCCCGTCAGTATGCCAAGCCTGGACGATGATGGCGAACAGTCTCAAAACAGTCAAAACTCCAACACGGAAAACGTACCGATGGAGCTGGAAGATATGCAGCCGGGCGAAGGGCAGCAGATCAATTTGATCCTGAACGATGGGCAGGTGCTGCAGCTCGACAATCACATCCTCACCACGGACGCGGAAGGTAACCAGATACTGGTCCAGGGCACCGACTCGGAACAGATCCAGCAGCTACTGCAGAGCGTCGGCGTGGTGATGCAGGGTGGCGAAGGACTGGGGGAAGGTGAAACGCTGCAGATGATTAGCGGCGATGGTAGCGGCAATCAGATGATACTGGTGCAAGGTGCCGACGGCCAGGAGCAGCTAATCGATGCCTCGTTACTAAACGCTGACGGTAACATCGTCATCCAGCAGTCCCAGGAAGGTGAGCTGAACGCGGAAGGTACACACATTACGACCGAGGATGGGTTGCAGATACCCGTGTCGGTTGCCTTCACCACGTCTGGCGAAGGCGGTCATGAGGGCCAGTTGACGGTATCGGTGGCGGATGGTAGCGAACAGCAGTTGCAGCTACATCTACAGCAAGCGGGCCAAGCGGAAGGTgatgagcagcagcatcatgatGAGTCGGATgagcatcaccaccatcatcagcagggAGCTATCCTGACCGAGAGCGGTCAGATCATCATTCAAACGAAGGAACACGATGGTGATAGCGGTGGGAAAGTAGTTGGCGAGGAGAATGGTTCGGCCAATGATTCTATGACCAGCGAAGGTGGCGCCGCGGAAGACCATACGAATGGAGGAGGAGCGGATACGACACTGTCGTCCGGTGGCTCGAATGGTACGATTACAACTACCACGACGGCAGCAGCTACCTCCGGCACGAGTACGAACGCCGTATCATCGTCCGGTGGTGGCGATGAGCAGCTGTTCAACTTTGACGAGCTGATCCAACCGCAAATCGTTGTTAAGCAGCAAGTTAAATAA